A single genomic interval of Streptomyces graminofaciens harbors:
- the pdhA gene encoding pyruvate dehydrogenase (acetyl-transferring) E1 component subunit alpha: MSVKSLRQTVQGLLPSLMPVRFVAEDGTPVVKQPADYTEPPVETLREAWRRMVLGRRFDTQATALTKQGRLAVYPSSRGQEACQIGAVLALRPDDWLFPTYRDSVALVTRDIDPVEVLTLLRGDWHCGYDPAATRVAPQCTPLATQVLHATGMAESLRRKGEDGVAMALVGDGATSEGDFHEALNFAAVFRAPVVFFVQNNKYAISVPLARQTAAPALAYKGIGYGVRSEQVDGNDLVAVLAVLTAAVEHARAGNGPVLVEAHTYRMDAHTNADDATRYREDDEVEQWRSADPVDRLETYLRSRGALTDEDVAALREEAEELAARVRAGMNADSVLDPLELFDHVYAEPTPQLREQRAQLAAELAETTQAQED, translated from the coding sequence ATGTCTGTGAAGAGCCTCCGCCAGACGGTGCAGGGCCTCCTGCCGTCCCTGATGCCGGTGCGGTTCGTGGCCGAGGACGGTACACCGGTCGTCAAGCAGCCGGCCGACTACACCGAGCCCCCGGTCGAGACCCTGCGGGAGGCCTGGCGGCGAATGGTGCTGGGCCGCCGGTTCGACACCCAGGCGACCGCCCTCACCAAGCAGGGCCGCCTCGCGGTCTACCCGTCCAGCCGTGGTCAGGAGGCCTGCCAGATCGGCGCCGTCCTCGCGCTGCGCCCGGACGACTGGCTGTTCCCGACCTACCGCGACTCCGTCGCCCTGGTGACCCGCGACATCGACCCGGTCGAGGTACTGACCCTGCTGCGCGGCGACTGGCACTGCGGCTACGACCCCGCCGCCACCCGGGTCGCCCCCCAGTGCACCCCGCTGGCCACCCAGGTCCTGCACGCGACCGGCATGGCCGAGTCCCTGCGCCGCAAGGGCGAGGACGGCGTGGCGATGGCGCTCGTCGGGGACGGGGCGACCAGCGAGGGCGACTTCCACGAGGCGCTGAACTTCGCCGCCGTGTTCCGCGCGCCGGTGGTCTTCTTCGTGCAGAACAACAAGTACGCGATCTCCGTGCCGCTGGCCCGGCAGACCGCGGCGCCCGCCCTCGCCTACAAGGGCATCGGCTACGGAGTGCGCTCCGAGCAGGTCGACGGCAACGACCTGGTCGCGGTGCTGGCGGTGCTGACCGCGGCCGTCGAGCACGCCCGCGCCGGGAACGGCCCGGTCCTGGTCGAGGCGCACACGTACCGCATGGACGCGCACACCAACGCCGACGACGCCACCCGCTACCGGGAGGACGACGAGGTCGAGCAGTGGCGGTCCGCCGACCCGGTCGACCGGCTGGAGACGTATCTGCGCTCCCGCGGCGCGCTCACCGACGAGGACGTGGCGGCGCTGCGGGAGGAGGCCGAGGAGCTGGCGGCGCGGGTGCGTGCCGGCATGAACGCGGACTCCGTGCTGGATCCGCTGGAGCTGTTCGACCACGTCTACGCCGAGCCGACCCCGCAACTGCGCGAGCAGCGTGCCCAGTTGGCGGCCGAGCTCGCCGAAACCACCCAGGCCCAGGAGGACTGA
- a CDS encoding alpha-ketoacid dehydrogenase subunit beta gives MAKVTMAQALNTALRDALSEDERVLVFGEDVGPLGGVFRITDGLTRDFGEQRCFDTPLAEAGIVGLAVGMAMGGFRPVVEMQFDAFAYPAFEQIASHVAKLRNRTRGRINLPMVIRVPYAGGIGGVEHHCDSSEAYYAHTPGLKVVTPATAEDAYWLLRDAIADPDPVVFLEPKKLYWSREDTDLRTRGALPFGRAAIRRAGRDATVVAYGPSVPVALAAAEAAAEDGIELEVVDLRTLVPFDDETVTESVRRTGRCVVVQEAQGFAGVGAEIAARVQERCFHSLAAPVLRVAGFDIPYPPPKLEHAHLPGVDRILDAVDRLQFTDEPDTRHLLKGAVA, from the coding sequence ATGGCCAAGGTCACGATGGCGCAGGCGCTCAACACCGCCCTGCGCGACGCGCTCAGCGAGGACGAACGGGTCCTCGTCTTCGGGGAGGACGTCGGCCCGCTCGGCGGCGTGTTCCGCATCACCGACGGGCTGACCCGCGACTTCGGCGAGCAGCGCTGCTTCGACACCCCGCTCGCGGAGGCCGGCATCGTCGGGCTCGCGGTCGGCATGGCGATGGGCGGCTTCCGGCCCGTGGTGGAGATGCAGTTCGACGCCTTCGCGTATCCGGCGTTCGAGCAGATCGCCTCGCATGTCGCCAAGCTGCGCAACCGCACCCGTGGGCGGATCAACCTGCCGATGGTGATCCGCGTCCCCTACGCCGGCGGGATCGGCGGGGTCGAGCACCACTGCGACTCCAGCGAGGCGTACTACGCGCACACGCCCGGCCTGAAGGTCGTCACGCCGGCCACGGCCGAGGACGCGTACTGGCTGCTGCGGGACGCGATCGCCGACCCCGACCCGGTGGTCTTCCTGGAGCCGAAGAAGCTGTACTGGTCGCGGGAGGACACCGACCTTCGGACCCGCGGGGCGCTGCCGTTCGGGCGGGCGGCGATCCGGCGGGCGGGGCGGGACGCCACCGTCGTCGCCTACGGCCCGTCGGTCCCGGTGGCCCTGGCCGCGGCCGAGGCAGCCGCCGAGGACGGGATCGAGCTGGAGGTCGTCGACCTGCGCACGCTGGTGCCCTTCGACGACGAGACCGTCACCGAGTCGGTGCGCAGGACCGGGCGCTGCGTGGTCGTTCAGGAGGCCCAGGGCTTCGCCGGGGTCGGTGCGGAGATCGCCGCCCGGGTGCAGGAGCGCTGCTTCCACTCGCTGGCCGCGCCCGTGCTGCGGGTGGCCGGCTTCGACATCCCGTATCCGCCGCCGAAGCTGGAGCACGCGCATCTGCCCGGCGTCGACCGGATCCTCGACGCCGTCGACCGTCTGCAGTTCACGGACGAGCCCGACACCCGGCACCTGCTGAAGGGAGCGGTCGCATGA
- a CDS encoding dihydrolipoamide acetyltransferase family protein has product MTTATQHEQLFKLPDLGEGLTDAEIVEWKVAVGDTVTIDQIVVEVETAKAAVEVPVPYAGTVLRLHAEAGTALGVGEPLITVGAGVPAPGPADAPDATPDASAERYREEERAGSGNVLIGYGTGHEPAPRRRRRRAGAATAIPVPLVEAAPAIEVAPAIEPRAPRVISPLVRRMARDHGIDLTALAPSGPAGVVLRRDVERAVAQHAPATTEPAPVPRPEPTPMSRPEPASDGPVRIPLRGVRKAVADKLSRSRTEIPDATTWVDVDATGLLQAKKALEAAEPGRRVGLLALFARICVAGLRRYPELNSAVDTERREILRYDEVHLGFAAQTERGLVVPVVRDAHRLTTVQLAAELARLTELARTGSLPPDRLTGGTFTLNNYGVFGVDGSTPIINHPEAALLGVGRIVDKPWVVDGALTVRKVTQLSLSFDHRVCDGGVAGGFLRFVADCVERPAILLADV; this is encoded by the coding sequence ATGACCACCGCGACGCAGCACGAGCAGCTGTTCAAGCTCCCCGACCTCGGCGAGGGCCTGACCGACGCGGAGATCGTCGAGTGGAAGGTCGCCGTCGGCGACACCGTGACGATCGACCAGATCGTGGTCGAGGTGGAGACCGCCAAGGCCGCGGTCGAGGTGCCGGTGCCGTACGCGGGCACGGTGCTGCGGCTGCACGCGGAGGCGGGTACGGCGCTGGGCGTGGGGGAACCGCTGATCACGGTGGGGGCGGGGGTGCCCGCGCCGGGACCCGCCGACGCCCCCGACGCCACCCCCGACGCCTCCGCCGAGCGCTACCGCGAGGAGGAGCGGGCCGGATCGGGCAACGTGCTGATCGGCTACGGCACCGGGCACGAACCGGCACCGCGCCGTCGCCGCCGACGCGCGGGGGCCGCCACGGCGATCCCCGTGCCGTTGGTCGAGGCGGCGCCGGCGATCGAGGTGGCGCCGGCGATCGAGCCGCGCGCTCCCCGGGTCATCTCGCCCCTCGTGCGCAGGATGGCCCGGGACCACGGGATCGACCTCACCGCGCTGGCGCCGTCGGGTCCCGCCGGGGTCGTCCTGCGCCGGGACGTGGAGCGGGCCGTCGCCCAGCACGCACCGGCCACGACGGAACCCGCACCGGTCCCCCGGCCGGAGCCCACACCCATGTCCCGACCCGAGCCCGCCTCCGACGGCCCCGTCCGCATCCCCCTGCGAGGCGTCCGCAAGGCCGTCGCGGACAAGCTCTCCCGCAGCCGGACCGAGATCCCCGACGCCACGACCTGGGTCGACGTGGACGCCACCGGACTGCTCCAGGCCAAGAAGGCGCTGGAGGCCGCCGAACCCGGCCGCCGCGTCGGGCTGTTGGCCCTGTTCGCCAGGATCTGTGTCGCCGGTCTGCGCCGCTACCCCGAGCTGAACTCGGCCGTCGACACCGAACGCCGGGAGATCCTGCGCTACGACGAGGTTCACCTGGGCTTCGCCGCCCAGACCGAACGCGGTCTGGTCGTCCCCGTCGTCCGCGACGCCCATCGGCTGACGACTGTCCAACTGGCCGCGGAACTCGCCAGGTTGACCGAGCTGGCCCGGACCGGAAGCCTTCCGCCCGACCGGCTGACCGGCGGCACGTTCACCCTCAACAACTACGGCGTGTTCGGCGTCGACGGCTCCACGCCCATCATCAACCATCCGGAGGCGGCGCTCCTCGGCGTGGGCCGCATCGTCGACAAACCCTGGGTGGTGGACGGCGCGCTCACCGTCCGGAAGGTCACGCAGCTGTCGCTCAGCTTCGACCACCGCGTCTGCGACGGCGGAGTGGCCGGCGGCTTCCTGCGCTTCGTGGCCGACTGCGTGGAACGCCCGGCGATCCTCCTCGCCGACGTCTGA
- the paaN gene encoding phenylacetic acid degradation protein PaaN: MSPDPHPDFYARHADLLDQAVARTADRGYWTPYPEAPSTSAYGAGAPAAGEAAFRALLDRPFPLDGHPTTGTVPATEVSPYGFPLGVSYPHLAPEAAIATAKSAASAWRSTSPDVRAGVAAEILARLNAASFEIAHAVQHTTGQPFVMAFQAGGPHAQDRGLEAVAYAWEAQRRHPATARWSKPRRRGGPLVMDKTYTPVGRGVSVLIACNTFPTWNGYPGFFASLVTGNPVIVKPHRRAVLPLAITVRIAREVLAEAGFDPNVVLLAASRPDERTAPALATHPDVRIVDFTGSSEFGDWLEDNARQAVVHTEKAGLNTVVVDSTDDYAGLLRNLAFSLSLYSGQMCTTPQNLLVPRDGFPTDQGPRTADEFAADLGSALDDLLGDPARATATLGAIVNGGVLARVEEAAALGRTARPSRAVTHPDHPDAVVRTPLVALLDAEADEKTYTSEWFGPVSFVIATDDTAHSLRVLHDTVRRHGALTACVYATGEDVLTAARETALEAGVHLSENLTADVFPNQSAAFSDFHGTSANPAANATLTDPAFVTGRFAVLQSRRHAPTEEHEEHSDVR; this comes from the coding sequence ATGTCCCCCGACCCGCATCCCGACTTCTACGCCCGCCACGCGGACCTGCTCGACCAGGCGGTGGCCCGCACGGCCGACCGCGGCTACTGGACGCCCTACCCGGAGGCCCCGAGCACCTCCGCGTACGGAGCCGGAGCGCCCGCCGCGGGCGAGGCGGCCTTCCGTGCCCTCCTCGACCGCCCCTTCCCGCTCGACGGGCACCCCACCACCGGCACCGTCCCCGCCACGGAGGTGTCGCCGTACGGCTTCCCCCTCGGCGTCAGCTACCCGCACCTGGCGCCCGAGGCCGCCATTGCGACGGCCAAGTCGGCCGCCTCCGCCTGGCGTTCCACTAGCCCCGACGTCCGGGCCGGAGTGGCGGCGGAGATCCTGGCCCGGCTGAACGCGGCGAGCTTCGAGATCGCGCACGCCGTCCAGCACACCACCGGCCAGCCCTTCGTGATGGCCTTCCAGGCGGGCGGGCCGCACGCCCAGGACCGCGGGCTGGAAGCGGTGGCGTACGCCTGGGAGGCGCAGCGGCGCCACCCGGCCACCGCCCGCTGGAGCAAGCCCCGCCGACGGGGCGGCCCCCTCGTCATGGACAAGACCTACACCCCGGTGGGCCGTGGTGTGTCCGTGCTCATCGCCTGCAACACCTTCCCGACCTGGAACGGCTATCCGGGATTCTTCGCGAGCCTGGTCACGGGCAACCCGGTGATCGTCAAGCCGCACCGGCGGGCCGTGCTGCCGCTGGCGATCACCGTACGGATCGCCCGCGAGGTGCTGGCCGAGGCCGGTTTCGACCCGAACGTGGTGCTGCTGGCCGCCTCCCGCCCCGATGAGCGCACCGCTCCCGCCCTCGCCACCCATCCCGACGTGCGGATCGTGGACTTCACCGGTTCCAGCGAGTTCGGCGACTGGCTGGAGGACAACGCCCGCCAGGCCGTCGTACACACGGAGAAGGCGGGTCTGAACACCGTCGTCGTGGACTCCACGGACGACTACGCCGGACTGCTGCGCAACCTCGCGTTCTCCCTGTCGCTCTACAGCGGCCAGATGTGCACCACCCCGCAGAACCTCCTGGTGCCCCGGGACGGGTTCCCCACCGATCAAGGGCCGCGTACGGCGGACGAGTTCGCCGCCGATCTGGGCTCCGCGCTGGACGACCTGCTCGGCGACCCGGCCCGCGCCACCGCCACCCTCGGCGCGATCGTGAACGGCGGCGTCCTCGCACGTGTGGAGGAGGCGGCCGCCCTGGGCCGTACCGCCCGTCCCTCCCGTGCCGTGACGCACCCCGACCACCCGGACGCGGTCGTCCGCACCCCGCTGGTGGCCCTGCTCGACGCCGAGGCCGACGAGAAGACCTATACGAGCGAGTGGTTCGGGCCGGTCTCCTTCGTCATCGCCACCGACGACACCGCGCACTCCCTGCGCGTCCTGCACGACACCGTACGACGCCACGGCGCGCTCACCGCCTGCGTGTACGCGACCGGCGAGGACGTCCTGACGGCCGCGCGGGAGACGGCCCTGGAGGCCGGCGTGCACCTGTCGGAGAACCTGACCGCCGACGTGTTCCCCAACCAGTCCGCCGCCTTCAGCGACTTCCACGGCACCTCGGCCAACCCGGCCGCCAACGCGACGCTGACCGACCCGGCGTTCGTCACCGGCCGCTTCGCCGTCCTCCAGTCCCGCCGCCACGCCCCCACCGAGGAGCACGAGGAGCACTCCGATGTCCGATGA
- a CDS encoding thiolase family protein, translating into MSDEVYLIDGARTPQGRYGGALASVRPDDLAALVVGEAVRRAGIPADSVDEVILGAANQAGEDNRDVARMAALLAGLPHTVPGYTVNRLCASGLTAVASAAQTVRAGEAEVVVAGGVESMTRAPWVMAKPGTPWARPGEIHDSSLGWRFTNPRFPATTTVSMGDTAEEVAALDGITRLEADSFALRSHRRAVAAQSAGRFTAEIVPVPVADGEVTQDEGPRPTTTLERLSSLRTAFRPGGVVTAGNSSPLSDGAAALVVASGAAVERFGLTPRARVVTAASAGVEPHLMGLGPVPATAKALDRAGWTVDDLDAVELNEAFAVQALAVIRRLKLDPDRVNADGGAIALGHPLGCSGTRVLLTLLGRLEREGGRRGLATLCVGVGQGVAMLVERV; encoded by the coding sequence ATGTCCGATGAGGTCTATCTGATCGACGGGGCCCGCACCCCGCAGGGCCGCTACGGCGGTGCCCTGGCGTCCGTACGCCCCGACGACCTGGCCGCCCTCGTCGTCGGCGAGGCCGTGCGCCGCGCCGGGATCCCGGCCGACTCCGTGGACGAGGTGATCCTCGGAGCCGCGAACCAGGCCGGCGAGGACAACCGTGACGTCGCGCGGATGGCCGCACTGTTGGCCGGACTTCCGCACACCGTGCCCGGATACACCGTCAACCGGCTGTGCGCCTCGGGGCTCACGGCCGTCGCGTCGGCCGCGCAGACGGTACGGGCGGGTGAGGCCGAGGTGGTCGTGGCCGGCGGCGTCGAGTCGATGACCCGTGCGCCGTGGGTGATGGCCAAGCCCGGCACGCCCTGGGCCCGGCCCGGCGAGATCCACGACTCCTCGCTGGGCTGGCGCTTCACCAATCCTCGCTTCCCGGCGACGACCACCGTGTCGATGGGCGATACCGCGGAGGAGGTCGCCGCCCTGGACGGCATCACCCGCCTGGAGGCCGACTCCTTCGCGCTGCGCAGCCACCGTCGCGCGGTGGCCGCGCAGTCGGCGGGCCGGTTCACGGCGGAGATCGTCCCGGTGCCCGTGGCGGACGGTGAGGTGACCCAGGACGAAGGGCCGCGCCCGACCACCACGTTGGAGCGGCTCAGCAGCCTGCGCACCGCGTTCCGCCCGGGCGGCGTCGTCACCGCGGGCAACTCCTCGCCGCTGTCCGACGGGGCCGCCGCCCTGGTGGTGGCGAGCGGGGCGGCGGTGGAGCGGTTCGGGCTGACGCCCCGGGCCCGTGTCGTCACCGCCGCCTCGGCCGGGGTCGAGCCGCACCTGATGGGGCTCGGCCCGGTGCCGGCCACCGCCAAGGCCCTGGACCGGGCGGGCTGGACGGTCGACGACCTCGACGCGGTCGAACTCAACGAGGCCTTCGCCGTCCAGGCCCTGGCGGTCATACGCCGGCTGAAGCTCGACCCGGACCGCGTCAACGCCGACGGCGGCGCCATCGCCCTGGGCCACCCCCTGGGCTGCTCCGGCACCCGCGTCCTGCTCACCCTGCTGGGCCGCCTGGAGCGCGAGGGCGGCCGACGGGGCCTGGCCACCCTCTGCGTCGGGGTCGGACAGGGCGTGGCCATGCTCGTGGAGCGCGTATGA
- a CDS encoding enoyl-CoA hydratase/isomerase family protein, protein MNETAADHPYGTPSVEERERVYETLSVEDHADRVVVTLRRPAARNAINGLMIAELHRVCEDLERTPRLLLLTGHGGVFAGGADIAELRRRGRNEALEGINSRLFERVRRLPLPTIAAVPGWALGGGAELAYACDLRIAGPDAVFGNPEPGLGILAAAGACWRLRELVGESVAKQVLLAGRNLDAGAALACGLVMDVVPTDRLVAEAHAVLDRMSRSSALALRLTKLVTDASGAHPVADDLAQAVLFESPDKEERMTRFLEKKGGRA, encoded by the coding sequence ATGAACGAGACAGCCGCGGACCACCCGTACGGGACGCCGTCGGTCGAGGAGCGCGAGCGCGTGTACGAGACGCTGTCGGTCGAGGACCACGCCGACCGGGTGGTGGTCACCCTGCGCCGGCCCGCCGCCCGCAACGCCATCAACGGCCTGATGATCGCCGAACTGCACCGCGTGTGCGAGGACTTGGAGCGCACCCCGAGACTGCTGCTGCTCACCGGGCACGGCGGGGTCTTCGCCGGTGGCGCCGACATCGCGGAACTGCGCCGGCGCGGCCGGAACGAGGCACTGGAGGGGATCAACAGCCGCCTGTTCGAGCGGGTGCGGAGGCTGCCCCTGCCCACGATCGCCGCCGTGCCCGGCTGGGCGCTGGGCGGCGGGGCAGAGCTGGCGTACGCCTGCGACCTCAGGATCGCCGGGCCGGACGCGGTCTTCGGCAACCCCGAACCGGGGCTGGGCATCCTCGCCGCCGCCGGGGCGTGCTGGCGGCTGCGGGAACTGGTGGGCGAGTCGGTGGCCAAGCAGGTCCTGCTCGCCGGACGGAACCTCGACGCCGGGGCCGCGCTCGCCTGCGGCCTGGTCATGGACGTCGTACCGACGGACCGGCTGGTCGCCGAGGCGCACGCGGTGCTCGACCGGATGTCCCGTTCCTCGGCGCTCGCCCTGCGGCTCACCAAGCTCGTCACCGACGCCTCGGGGGCCCATCCCGTGGCCGACGACCTCGCCCAGGCGGTGCTCTTCGAGAGCCCGGACAAGGAGGAGCGCATGACGCGGTTCCTGGAGAAGAAGGGAGGCCGGGCATGA
- a CDS encoding 3-hydroxyacyl-CoA dehydrogenase family protein, whose protein sequence is MSSAATAPSVVGVIGGGRMGAGIAQSFAAAGARVVVVERDGSTASAALERIATGLRRAAERGTLAGTSDLDVPDRVIAVSSVAELPHEADLVVEAVPENAGLKAEVLAAAEGVVHDGCVLASNTSSLSVTELAAALRHPGRFLGMHFFNPVPVSALVELVLAPDTGATALDSAVRWTHALGKEDVVVKDSPGFASSRLGLALGLEAIRMVEEGVAEPEAIDKAMCLGYRHPMGPLRLTDVVGLDVRLAIADHLHSTLGERFAPPRLLREKVARGELGRKTGQGFYRW, encoded by the coding sequence ATGAGCTCGGCAGCAACAGCGCCCTCCGTGGTGGGGGTGATCGGCGGTGGACGCATGGGCGCCGGGATCGCCCAGTCGTTCGCGGCCGCCGGGGCGCGCGTGGTCGTCGTGGAGCGCGACGGTTCGACGGCGTCCGCCGCTCTGGAGCGGATCGCCACGGGGCTTCGGCGGGCGGCCGAGCGCGGGACGCTCGCCGGGACGTCGGACCTCGACGTGCCGGACCGGGTGATCGCCGTGTCGTCGGTCGCCGAACTGCCCCACGAAGCGGATCTCGTCGTCGAGGCGGTCCCCGAGAACGCCGGGCTCAAGGCCGAGGTGCTCGCCGCCGCCGAGGGTGTCGTGCACGACGGATGTGTGCTGGCCAGCAACACCAGCTCCCTGTCCGTCACCGAACTCGCCGCGGCTCTGCGGCATCCCGGGCGATTCCTGGGGATGCACTTCTTCAACCCCGTGCCCGTCTCCGCCCTCGTGGAACTGGTCCTGGCCCCCGACACCGGCGCGACGGCCCTCGACTCGGCGGTCCGCTGGACCCACGCCCTCGGCAAAGAGGACGTCGTCGTGAAGGACTCCCCCGGGTTCGCCAGCAGCCGCCTCGGCCTCGCCCTCGGCCTTGAGGCGATCCGCATGGTCGAGGAAGGGGTCGCCGAGCCGGAGGCCATCGACAAGGCCATGTGCCTCGGCTATCGGCACCCGATGGGCCCGCTGCGGCTGACCGACGTCGTGGGACTCGACGTACGGCTCGCCATCGCCGACCACCTGCACTCGACACTCGGCGAACGCTTCGCGCCGCCAAGGCTGCTGCGAGAGAAGGTCGCCCGCGGTGAGCTGGGCCGCAAGACCGGTCAGGGGTTCTACCGATGGTGA
- a CDS encoding enoyl-CoA hydratase/isomerase family protein has translation MVNDGGSTPAADRSHGVTYEVTDGVAVLELCGSASGNALDAHVRGALLLAARRLTTDTARGVRAALLTARGKHFCVGQDLQEHARLLADAPAKAFANIPNDYNPLVKELSALPVPLVVAVEGACVGAGLGIALCADVRVAAEGARFATAFGGLGLASDSGVARALVRQLGSSRTGGLMLLGDRFSAQDAADWGLVHRVVPDGRAGAEGLALARRLADGPTAAYRETKALLRSASASTLPAALEREAVVQRRLGTTGDHHEAVRAFLSRRTPVFRGH, from the coding sequence ATGGTGAACGACGGCGGCTCGACCCCGGCGGCGGACCGCTCGCACGGGGTGACGTACGAGGTCACCGACGGCGTCGCGGTCCTCGAACTGTGCGGTTCCGCGAGCGGCAACGCGCTCGACGCGCACGTGCGCGGCGCGCTCCTGCTGGCCGCGCGGCGCCTGACCACGGACACCGCGCGCGGTGTCCGGGCGGCCCTGCTCACCGCGCGCGGCAAGCACTTCTGCGTCGGGCAGGACCTCCAGGAGCACGCCCGGTTGCTCGCCGACGCGCCGGCGAAGGCCTTCGCGAACATCCCCAACGACTACAACCCGCTGGTGAAGGAGCTCAGCGCGCTGCCCGTGCCGCTCGTCGTGGCCGTCGAGGGCGCCTGTGTCGGGGCCGGGCTGGGCATCGCGCTCTGCGCCGACGTGCGGGTCGCCGCCGAGGGAGCCCGGTTCGCGACCGCCTTCGGCGGCCTCGGGCTGGCCTCCGACTCCGGGGTCGCCCGCGCCCTGGTCCGGCAACTCGGCTCGTCTCGGACCGGCGGACTCATGCTGCTGGGCGACCGGTTCTCGGCGCAGGACGCCGCGGACTGGGGGCTGGTGCACCGCGTCGTACCGGACGGCCGGGCCGGCGCCGAAGGGCTCGCCCTCGCCCGTCGTCTCGCCGACGGCCCCACCGCCGCGTACCGGGAGACCAAGGCGCTGCTGCGGTCCGCGTCCGCCTCGACGCTGCCGGCCGCTCTGGAACGCGAGGCCGTCGTGCAACGCCGGCTCGGCACCACCGGCGACCACCACGAGGCCGTCCGGGCCTTCCTGTCACGCCGTACCCCGGTCTTCCGCGGTCACTGA
- the paaA gene encoding 1,2-phenylacetyl-CoA epoxidase subunit PaaA: MDNPASAPPAASGPYDPEAAFEETIARDQRIEPRDWMPDAYRATLVRQIAQHAHSEIIGMQPEGEWITRAPSLRRKAILFAKVQDEAGHGLYLYSAAETLGADRADLTRRLIDGRQKYSSIFNYPTRTFADVGVIGWFVDGAAICNQVPLCRTSYGPYGRAMVRVCKEESFHQRQGYELLLTMMRGTDEQRAMVQDAVDRWWWPSLMMFGPPDDDSPNSARSMAWGIKRHSNDQLRQRFVDMTVPQAEKLGVTLPDPELRWNEERGHHDFGTPDWEELKRVVSGDGPCNTERIARRRAAHEEGAWVREAAAAYAAKQAVRAREGAAA; the protein is encoded by the coding sequence ATGGACAACCCCGCTTCAGCGCCCCCGGCGGCCTCGGGACCGTACGACCCCGAGGCCGCCTTCGAGGAGACCATCGCCCGGGACCAGCGCATCGAGCCCAGGGACTGGATGCCCGACGCCTACCGCGCCACGCTCGTCCGGCAGATCGCGCAGCACGCGCACTCGGAGATCATCGGCATGCAGCCGGAAGGCGAGTGGATCACCCGCGCGCCCTCCCTGCGCCGCAAGGCGATCCTCTTCGCCAAGGTCCAGGACGAGGCCGGGCACGGGCTCTACCTCTACTCCGCGGCCGAGACGCTCGGCGCCGACCGCGCGGACCTGACCCGACGGCTGATCGACGGCCGCCAGAAGTACTCGTCCATCTTCAACTACCCCACCCGCACCTTCGCCGACGTGGGCGTCATCGGCTGGTTCGTGGACGGCGCGGCGATCTGCAACCAGGTCCCGCTGTGCCGCACCTCGTACGGCCCGTACGGACGAGCAATGGTCCGCGTCTGCAAGGAGGAGTCCTTCCACCAGCGGCAGGGCTACGAACTGCTGCTGACGATGATGCGCGGCACCGACGAGCAGCGGGCCATGGTGCAGGACGCCGTCGACCGCTGGTGGTGGCCGTCCCTGATGATGTTCGGTCCGCCCGACGACGACTCCCCCAACTCGGCGCGGTCCATGGCCTGGGGGATCAAGCGGCACAGCAACGACCAGCTGCGGCAGCGCTTCGTCGACATGACCGTCCCACAGGCCGAGAAACTGGGCGTCACCCTGCCCGACCCCGAGCTGCGCTGGAACGAGGAGCGCGGCCACCACGACTTCGGCACCCCCGACTGGGAGGAGCTGAAGCGGGTCGTCTCCGGTGACGGGCCGTGCAACACCGAGCGGATCGCCCGCCGTCGCGCCGCCCACGAGGAGGGCGCCTGGGTACGGGAGGCCGCTGCCGCGTACGCCGCCAAGCAGGCCGTCCGCGCACGGGAAGGAGCGGCGGCATGA
- the paaB gene encoding 1,2-phenylacetyl-CoA epoxidase subunit PaaB, producing the protein MSATSRGDWLLYEVFVRGKRGLNHVHVGSLRAADDDMALRHARDLYTRRNEGVSIWAVRSDTIAASAPDEKDPFFAPSGDKVHRHPTFYDVPDDVPHIQNLQGH; encoded by the coding sequence ATGAGCGCGACGAGCAGAGGCGACTGGCTGCTGTACGAGGTGTTCGTCCGCGGCAAGCGCGGCCTCAACCACGTCCATGTCGGCTCCCTGCGCGCCGCCGACGACGACATGGCCCTCCGCCACGCCCGCGACCTCTACACCCGGCGCAACGAGGGGGTGAGCATCTGGGCCGTGCGCTCGGACACCATCGCCGCCTCCGCACCCGACGAGAAGGACCCCTTCTTCGCGCCCAGCGGCGACAAGGTCCACCGGCATCCCACCTTCTACGACGTCCCCGACGACGTCCCTCACATCCAGAACCTCCAGGGACATTGA